A section of the Devosia rhizoryzae genome encodes:
- a CDS encoding fumarylacetoacetate hydrolase family protein, which produces MADFLFEPQAPVAIPIARGGQFAVRRIYCVGRNYAEHIREMGNDERDPPFFFSKPADAVITGGAPMPYPPQTADLHHEIELVVAIGKDGSDIAVEDALEHVYGYAVGLDMTRRDLQATAKKAGRPWEMAKAFDYSAPVGEIEPAEFIGHPSQGAITLRVNGDERQRGDLGDQIWNVSETIAELSRFVTLRAGDLIMTGTPAGVSAVTRGDVLEGAIEGVGTVRTTIV; this is translated from the coding sequence GTGGCTGATTTTCTGTTCGAGCCGCAGGCTCCAGTCGCCATTCCGATCGCACGGGGTGGGCAATTTGCGGTACGGCGCATCTATTGCGTCGGGCGCAACTATGCCGAGCACATCCGTGAGATGGGCAATGACGAACGCGATCCGCCCTTCTTTTTCAGCAAGCCTGCGGATGCCGTGATCACCGGCGGCGCACCTATGCCCTATCCGCCGCAAACGGCCGATCTTCATCACGAGATCGAACTGGTCGTAGCGATCGGCAAGGACGGGAGCGACATCGCCGTCGAGGATGCCTTGGAGCATGTTTATGGCTATGCCGTCGGGCTCGACATGACCCGACGCGACTTGCAAGCTACTGCTAAGAAGGCCGGGCGCCCGTGGGAGATGGCCAAGGCTTTCGATTATTCGGCACCCGTTGGTGAGATCGAACCGGCCGAGTTTATCGGCCATCCGTCTCAGGGCGCCATCACGCTGCGGGTCAATGGTGACGAGCGCCAGCGCGGCGACCTCGGGGACCAGATCTGGAACGTTTCCGAGACCATTGCCGAACTCAGCCGCTTCGTGACGCTGCGGGCCGGCGACCTGATCATGACCGGTACACCTGCAGGGGTCAGTGCCGTCACGCGTGGTGACGTGCTTGAAGGGGCGATAGAAGGCGTTGGCACCGTACGGACGACGATCGTCTGA
- a CDS encoding ATP-dependent DNA helicase — protein MAPVWSSQQDAALVAVSKWLKDRNGPQVFRLFGWAGTGKSTLAVHLAQDVRTVKYAAFTGKAAMVMRKRGCKGAQTIHSLIYTLVSEKEGEPRFVLDPESPAADADLIVIDEVSMVDEQLGADLLSFGTKVLVLGDPFQLPPVQGAGFFVATEPDIMLTEIHRQAADNPIIQLSMAVREGGYLEHGRYGESVVVGRNKVDRDAVMQADQVLVGRNKTRLTYNDRLRELRGLPFHEPVVGDRMVCLRNNPRKRLLNGQIWIVTDTTRRSNGKWSLMLADDEGKGETRVLTHKAFFSGEEEAMAWTERRQFDEFTFGYCLTVHKAQGSQWDNVYLFDESFVFREERARWLYTGITRAAEKITIVS, from the coding sequence ATGGCGCCGGTCTGGTCCTCGCAGCAGGACGCGGCGCTGGTCGCCGTCTCCAAATGGCTCAAGGATCGGAACGGGCCGCAGGTTTTTCGCCTGTTCGGTTGGGCGGGGACGGGCAAGTCTACGCTCGCGGTGCATTTGGCGCAGGATGTACGGACCGTCAAATATGCGGCCTTCACCGGCAAGGCGGCTATGGTGATGCGAAAGCGCGGCTGCAAGGGCGCTCAGACCATCCATTCGCTGATCTATACGCTGGTCAGCGAAAAAGAGGGCGAGCCACGCTTCGTCCTTGATCCGGAATCGCCGGCGGCAGATGCCGACCTCATCGTCATCGACGAAGTCTCGATGGTGGACGAACAGCTCGGGGCCGACCTTCTGAGCTTTGGCACCAAGGTTTTGGTGCTTGGCGATCCGTTCCAGCTGCCGCCAGTGCAGGGAGCGGGATTTTTCGTCGCTACCGAGCCCGACATCATGCTGACCGAAATTCATCGGCAGGCGGCGGACAATCCGATCATCCAGCTGTCGATGGCGGTGCGTGAGGGCGGCTATCTCGAGCATGGCCGCTATGGCGAAAGCGTTGTCGTCGGCCGCAACAAGGTAGACCGCGACGCGGTGATGCAGGCCGATCAGGTGCTGGTGGGCCGCAACAAGACACGGCTGACCTATAATGACCGTTTGCGCGAACTGCGTGGCCTGCCGTTTCACGAGCCAGTCGTGGGCGACCGAATGGTCTGCCTCAGGAACAATCCGCGCAAGCGCCTGCTGAACGGGCAGATCTGGATCGTTACCGACACGACGCGACGGTCCAACGGCAAATGGAGCCTGATGCTGGCCGATGACGAGGGCAAGGGTGAGACGCGCGTGCTCACGCACAAGGCGTTTTTCTCCGGCGAGGAGGAAGCCATGGCCTGGACGGAGCGACGCCAGTTCGACGAATTCACCTTCGGCTACTGCCTCACCGTCCACAAGGCGCAGGGCAGCCAGTGGGACAATGTTTATCTTTTCGACGAAAGCTTCGTCTTCCGCGAGGAGCGGGCACGCTGGCTTTATACGGGCATTACCCGCGCCGCCGAAAAGATCACCATCGTCAGCTAA
- a CDS encoding RrF2 family transcriptional regulator: MISQKAKYALRALVALARAGRGQSRMIGEISRDQAIPKKFLEQILLELKRAGIVSSRRGRMGGYELVRAPEEIMYGEVLRLIDGPIAPLPCLSKIAYRKCEDCKDEGSCEIRHVFERVTLATRAVLDRTSLADSLNLEDISVDAA, encoded by the coding sequence ATGATCTCGCAAAAGGCCAAATATGCTCTTCGCGCGCTGGTGGCGCTGGCGCGCGCCGGGCGCGGGCAGAGCCGGATGATCGGTGAGATTTCGCGTGACCAGGCTATTCCCAAGAAGTTCCTGGAGCAGATCCTACTCGAACTGAAACGCGCGGGGATAGTTTCGAGCCGCCGCGGGCGCATGGGCGGCTATGAGCTGGTGCGGGCACCCGAGGAGATCATGTATGGCGAGGTGCTGCGGCTGATCGACGGACCGATCGCGCCGCTGCCGTGCCTGAGCAAGATCGCCTATCGCAAATGCGAGGATTGCAAGGACGAGGGATCCTGTGAGATCCGGCACGTGTTCGAGCGGGTGACGCTGGCGACGAGGGCGGTTCTGGACCGCACCAGTCTAGCGGATTCGCTTAACCTGGAGGACATCTCGGTGGATGCGGCTTAG